One stretch of Sulfuricystis multivorans DNA includes these proteins:
- a CDS encoding aminotransferase class III-fold pyridoxal phosphate-dependent enzyme, with product MSERYARSEAFLARAEKVIPLGSQTFSKSKTQYPFGVSPYFASHAQGCRLWDIDGNAYLDCVMGLAAFILGYGDPEVNTAVKAQLDKGSLFSLPATLETEVAERLCAMVPCAEMVRFGKNGSDATAGAIRLARAYTGRDHVAVCGYHGWQDWYIGSTARNKGVPQAVCELTHTFAYNDLASLDRLFDAYPGQIAAVILEPMNVSFPQPGFLEGVRERATRHGTVLVFDETITGFRFANGGAQEVFGVIPDLATFGKGLANGFPLSALVGHRALMREMEEIFFSFTFGGETLSLAAASATLDKLGKSPILAEIAARGERFKAALKALIERNGLAGCLSVSGHPSWIFLLVSDTEAASQWEIRTWLMQELFARGILWIGSHNLSAAHDEAALAALLDGYGEILPMLFRHLVKGTLSQVLRCEPLQPLFRVR from the coding sequence GCAAGACCCAATATCCTTTCGGGGTCTCGCCCTATTTCGCCAGCCATGCCCAAGGCTGCCGTCTCTGGGACATCGACGGCAACGCATACCTCGATTGCGTGATGGGTCTGGCAGCCTTCATCCTTGGTTATGGCGACCCGGAGGTGAATACGGCGGTCAAAGCGCAGCTCGACAAGGGGAGCCTGTTTTCACTGCCGGCAACACTCGAGACCGAAGTTGCCGAGCGCCTGTGCGCGATGGTGCCTTGCGCGGAAATGGTGCGTTTTGGCAAGAACGGCTCGGATGCCACTGCCGGCGCGATACGGCTGGCCAGGGCCTATACCGGACGCGATCACGTCGCAGTCTGCGGCTATCACGGCTGGCAGGACTGGTACATCGGTTCGACGGCGCGCAACAAGGGCGTTCCCCAGGCAGTGTGCGAACTGACCCATACCTTCGCATACAACGATCTAGCCTCGCTCGATCGCCTGTTCGACGCCTATCCCGGCCAGATTGCTGCCGTAATCCTCGAGCCGATGAATGTCAGCTTTCCGCAGCCGGGGTTTCTCGAAGGCGTGCGCGAGCGCGCTACGCGCCACGGCACCGTGCTGGTGTTCGATGAGACCATCACCGGCTTTCGCTTCGCCAATGGCGGAGCGCAGGAGGTTTTTGGCGTGATTCCCGATCTCGCGACATTCGGCAAGGGACTTGCCAACGGTTTTCCGTTGTCCGCTCTCGTCGGGCATCGCGCCTTGATGCGCGAGATGGAGGAAATCTTTTTCTCCTTCACCTTCGGCGGCGAGACCCTTTCATTGGCCGCCGCCAGCGCCACGCTCGACAAGCTTGGCAAAAGCCCCATCCTGGCGGAAATCGCTGCGCGGGGTGAACGCTTCAAAGCCGCGCTAAAGGCGCTGATCGAGCGCAATGGCCTGGCTGGGTGCCTGTCCGTCTCGGGCCATCCGAGCTGGATATTTCTGCTCGTAAGCGATACCGAGGCGGCGAGTCAATGGGAGATACGCACCTGGCTGATGCAGGAACTGTTCGCGCGCGGCATCTTGTGGATCGGCAGCCACAATCTGAGCGCCGCCCACGACGAGGCGGCACTCGCTGCCTTGCTGGATGGCTATGGCGAGATCCTACCGATGCTTTTCCGGCATCTCGTCAAAGGCACATTGAGTCAGGTGCTACGCTGCGAGCCGCTGCAGCCGTTGTTCCGGGTGCGATGA
- a CDS encoding motility associated factor glycosyltransferase family protein, whose translation MTPLQQAYLARLHATAQANLEFLRLNMPEIHRKVSEGSPTATIDISDQGDLTIRHADGTAQPLPPLMIEYARRLAIFADPDERNQLLAFHNLRITSEEEDAVSDTAHYFYSRLDKIYPDLFRKHFTKHYPDAQGLYRYPVFGDEKTIPLLIVIGSGIGYPISRLLLDYQVRHLILLETDTDAFRLSCFFHDYVELSRIAMEKGTDLTFIIEPDVEQLSGALMNAMLRNLPPFFVHGAALFPAMPADERLEEITTMITDTLWRMFHGLGFFDDEIISIRHSFINLPRHHPVYRKPNVVTEEAFAFVVGAGPSLDGLLPLLQRHRARAVVISCGTALAALHQAGIRPDLHIEIERTALTYDVLIHSLPREFLHEIDLITTQVMEPRVLELFRSARIAIKEADTMGNLLVARGFIERPPLETQPTVTNMGLTLALGLGFKKICLFGVDVGYKDEARHHARDTVYHGKLPKEDRLRRLIGNVATKHLTAPGNFGGSVKTNFAFESARQHLSGWIRAHPAATVYNPNDGALIEGAVTIEAEDLARRLEEELPSPEHKARVLEQIAKAFEPIDLPLTSVAQALVEEFDRFDAELRPLLNRKIASRAEIIERIIDTYRLIRTEIVASTASSMLFRGTLLHLMSLCFNAASIIEDDDEAIAKATYDFGLILEFMEAARNEVLRAIEATAQ comes from the coding sequence ATGACCCCCTTGCAACAAGCTTATCTTGCTCGGCTGCACGCCACCGCTCAGGCCAATCTGGAGTTCCTCCGTCTCAACATGCCGGAGATCCACCGCAAGGTGAGCGAAGGATCGCCGACGGCCACCATCGACATCTCCGACCAGGGGGATCTGACCATCCGTCATGCCGACGGCACGGCCCAGCCCTTGCCGCCGTTGATGATCGAATACGCCCGGCGCCTCGCGATTTTCGCCGACCCGGACGAGCGTAACCAGCTTTTGGCTTTCCACAACCTGCGCATCACGAGCGAAGAGGAAGACGCGGTTTCCGATACGGCTCACTATTTCTATTCTAGGCTGGACAAAATTTATCCAGACCTTTTTCGCAAGCATTTCACCAAGCATTACCCCGACGCGCAGGGGCTTTACCGCTATCCGGTGTTCGGCGACGAAAAAACCATCCCGCTGCTGATCGTGATCGGCAGCGGCATCGGCTACCCGATCTCACGTCTGCTGCTGGACTATCAGGTGCGCCATCTGATCCTGCTTGAGACCGATACCGACGCCTTCCGGCTGTCGTGTTTCTTTCACGACTACGTGGAACTGAGCCGCATCGCGATGGAAAAGGGCACCGACCTGACTTTCATCATCGAGCCCGATGTCGAGCAGCTTTCCGGGGCTCTGATGAATGCGATGCTCAGGAATCTGCCGCCTTTCTTCGTGCATGGCGCGGCGCTCTTTCCGGCGATGCCGGCAGACGAAAGGCTCGAAGAGATCACGACCATGATCACCGACACGCTGTGGCGGATGTTCCACGGGTTGGGGTTTTTCGACGACGAAATCATCTCGATCCGCCACAGCTTCATCAATCTGCCGCGCCATCACCCGGTCTATCGAAAGCCCAACGTCGTGACGGAAGAAGCCTTTGCCTTCGTCGTCGGCGCCGGCCCTTCGCTGGACGGATTGTTGCCGCTGTTGCAAAGACATCGGGCTCGGGCGGTGGTCATCAGTTGCGGCACGGCGCTCGCGGCCCTGCACCAGGCGGGCATCCGCCCGGATCTGCACATCGAGATCGAGCGCACGGCATTGACCTACGATGTTCTGATCCATTCCCTGCCGCGCGAATTCCTGCATGAAATCGATCTCATCACCACCCAGGTCATGGAGCCACGCGTGCTCGAGCTGTTCAGAAGCGCCCGCATCGCGATCAAGGAAGCGGACACGATGGGCAATCTGCTCGTGGCGCGCGGTTTCATCGAGAGGCCGCCCCTGGAGACGCAGCCCACCGTGACCAACATGGGCCTGACGCTCGCCTTGGGGCTGGGTTTCAAGAAAATCTGTCTTTTCGGCGTCGATGTCGGCTATAAGGATGAAGCACGCCACCATGCGCGCGATACGGTCTATCACGGCAAGCTGCCCAAGGAAGACCGCCTGCGCCGCCTGATCGGCAATGTGGCGACGAAACATCTGACCGCGCCCGGCAACTTCGGCGGCAGCGTGAAGACGAATTTCGCTTTCGAATCGGCCCGCCAGCACCTGTCCGGATGGATTCGCGCGCATCCTGCGGCGACCGTCTATAACCCCAACGACGGCGCGCTGATCGAAGGCGCCGTGACGATCGAGGCCGAGGATCTGGCAAGACGCCTGGAAGAGGAGCTACCCAGCCCCGAGCACAAAGCGCGCGTACTGGAGCAGATCGCCAAGGCTTTCGAGCCCATCGATCTTCCGCTTACCTCGGTCGCCCAGGCGCTGGTGGAAGAGTTCGACCGTTTCGATGCCGAGCTGCGTCCACTGCTCAACCGCAAGATCGCCAGCCGCGCAGAGATCATCGAGCGCATCATCGATACGTATCGTCTGATACGCACGGAAATCGTCGCCAGCACGGCGTCGTCGATGCTGTTTCGCGGCACCTTGCTGCATCTGATGAGCCTGTGCTTCAATGCCGCTTCGATCATCGAAGATGACGATGAGGCGATCGCCAAGGCGACCTATGATTTCGGTCTGATCCTCGAATTCATGGAAGCGGCGAGAAACGAGGTGTTGCGCGCGATCGAAGCCACCGCGCAATGA
- a CDS encoding tetratricopeptide repeat protein — MRADPLEAVKRAKRVEQAQEQMLAGHLDEARDLFESLLAEAADFPQALHGLGLCLVQQGRHEEGERHLRAALVHAPDDPHYWNDLGETLRQMGRHDEAIEAYRRALEIAPQFVPAANNLGVALLQQGDIDAAEAAFLRALACAEDDPYTQNNLGVLRQHQGRLEEALAAYETAVLLKPDFADALANYTDLLQHHPELIAASVRRLGETFDTLREAEDRSGGKTR, encoded by the coding sequence ATGCGAGCCGATCCTCTGGAGGCCGTAAAGCGGGCCAAACGCGTGGAGCAAGCCCAAGAGCAGATGCTGGCCGGGCATCTGGACGAGGCGCGAGACCTTTTCGAGAGCCTTCTGGCCGAGGCCGCGGATTTTCCCCAGGCGCTGCATGGCCTGGGGCTGTGCCTCGTCCAGCAAGGCCGGCATGAAGAAGGCGAGCGCCATTTGCGCGCGGCGCTGGTGCATGCGCCGGACGATCCCCATTACTGGAACGATCTCGGCGAGACGCTGCGGCAGATGGGCCGGCACGATGAAGCCATCGAGGCTTATCGTCGAGCGCTGGAGATCGCCCCGCAATTCGTGCCAGCGGCCAATAACCTCGGTGTCGCCCTGCTGCAGCAGGGCGACATCGATGCCGCCGAAGCCGCCTTCTTGCGCGCTTTGGCTTGCGCAGAAGACGACCCTTATACCCAGAACAACCTCGGGGTGCTGCGCCAGCATCAAGGCAGGCTCGAAGAAGCGCTCGCAGCCTATGAGACGGCCGTGCTGCTCAAGCCGGATTTCGCGGATGCCCTTGCCAACTACACCGATTTGCTTCAGCACCATCCCGAGCTGATCGCTGCGTCGGTGCGCCGCCTGGGCGAGACTTTCGATACGCTGCGCGAAGCCGAAGACAGGAGCGGAGGAAAAACTCGCTAA
- a CDS encoding flagellin: MAQEVTLTASMRANLISLQNTEVLLSRTQERLATGKKVNSALDNPLNYFAASAHMQRASDLTERKDGMGEAIQTIKAANNGIEGIKTLLSNAKGLVEAARSSSDTSVQEAQFQEVISQIKEMVQDSGYKGINFLGGTAESLDVLFNETGTNKLTLTGFDGNASALATYGTAASGSYLTTAQTFGAAGSNLDSIAGAITTAMSTLQSKASVLSSNLAVINARLDFTNQMVNTLKEGADKLTLADTNEEGANMLALQTRQQLGVTSLSLASQAAQSVLRLF, from the coding sequence ATGGCACAAGAAGTCACCCTGACCGCCTCGATGCGGGCCAACCTGATCAGCCTGCAAAATACCGAAGTACTGCTCAGTCGCACGCAAGAGCGCTTGGCGACGGGCAAGAAGGTCAACAGCGCGCTCGACAATCCGCTCAACTACTTTGCCGCGTCCGCGCACATGCAGCGCGCTTCCGATCTGACGGAGCGCAAGGATGGCATGGGCGAGGCGATCCAGACGATCAAGGCGGCGAACAACGGCATCGAAGGCATCAAGACCCTGCTGTCGAACGCGAAGGGTCTGGTGGAAGCTGCGCGCTCCTCATCCGATACTTCCGTTCAGGAAGCTCAGTTCCAGGAAGTTATTAGTCAAATCAAGGAGATGGTGCAAGATTCCGGCTATAAGGGCATCAACTTCCTGGGTGGAACTGCTGAGAGTTTGGATGTGTTGTTCAATGAGACGGGCACCAACAAGCTGACACTGACCGGTTTCGATGGCAACGCTTCTGCCTTGGCGACGTATGGTACTGCAGCCTCGGGATCGTATTTGACCACCGCTCAAACTTTCGGCGCCGCAGGTAGCAATCTTGACTCGATTGCGGGCGCGATCACTACTGCGATGAGCACGTTGCAATCCAAAGCCTCCGTGCTGTCGAGTAACCTCGCGGTCATCAATGCACGGCTGGACTTCACCAACCAGATGGTCAACACGCTGAAGGAAGGCGCGGACAAGCTGACGCTGGCCGACACCAACGAGGAAGGCGCGAACATGCTGGCCTTGCAGACCCGTCAGCAGCTCGGCGTCACCTCGCTGTCGCTTGCCTCGCAGGCCGCGCAATCGGTGTTGCGTCTGTTCTAA
- a CDS encoding flagellar biosynthesis repressor FlbT: MSLKISLKAGERLFVGGAVVQNGQTPCDLLILNDVPLLREKDILNEDEASTHCRRIQLCVQLMYMDTPNLSGYQKKYAQLVEELLVAAPSTAALVAEINHHLAFGQYYQALKSAKRLVAYEEELIRHVQSA, from the coding sequence GTGTCGCTCAAGATCAGCCTCAAGGCAGGCGAGCGGCTTTTCGTCGGGGGGGCGGTCGTCCAGAACGGCCAAACCCCCTGCGATCTGTTGATCCTCAACGACGTCCCGCTGTTGCGGGAAAAGGACATCCTCAACGAAGACGAGGCGAGCACGCATTGCCGACGCATCCAGCTGTGCGTGCAGCTGATGTACATGGACACACCGAATCTCTCTGGCTACCAGAAGAAATATGCGCAGCTCGTCGAGGAATTGCTGGTGGCTGCGCCGAGCACGGCTGCTTTGGTGGCTGAAATCAATCATCATCTGGCCTTCGGCCAGTATTACCAGGCGCTGAAGAGCGCAAAACGCCTGGTGGCTTATGAAGAGGAGCTGATCCGTCATGTCCAGTCCGCTTGA
- the flaF gene encoding flagellar biosynthesis regulator FlaF, translating into MSSPLDAYRSVEKATLSGRDLEASVLLKAAQKLVEAQHRLADEKDLQTLDEALRYNQRVWTLFQSEISESANPLPEEIKTNLLALIGFIDRRTYALMAEPKPDRIDVLIEINRNIAGGLQAGSDAARVSEESQ; encoded by the coding sequence ATGTCCAGTCCGCTTGATGCCTACCGCAGCGTGGAGAAGGCCACTTTGAGCGGACGCGACCTCGAAGCCAGCGTGTTGCTCAAGGCGGCACAAAAACTCGTCGAGGCGCAGCACCGCCTGGCCGACGAGAAAGATCTGCAAACGCTCGATGAGGCCCTGCGCTACAACCAACGGGTCTGGACGCTGTTTCAGAGCGAGATCAGCGAGTCGGCCAATCCATTGCCGGAGGAGATCAAAACGAATCTCCTGGCACTGATCGGCTTCATCGACCGGCGCACTTACGCGCTGATGGCAGAGCCCAAGCCCGATCGCATCGACGTCCTGATCGAGATCAACCGCAACATCGCCGGCGGTTTGCAGGCCGGGTCGGATGCGGCTCGCGTGTCTGAGGAATCGCAATAG